A region of Rhodohalobacter barkolensis DNA encodes the following proteins:
- a CDS encoding Do family serine endopeptidase, translated as MDRITKSVIAAVAVAFFIIGLNFGNETDSDSTSSGLPAFNESNQTEDTQRVSTLRDFNNAIVDIAEQANPTVVTINTTQTVRQRQQSPFSFFFDDPRFDQEREFQRQGLGSGVIVSEEGYIITNNHVIDNADDIKITLFDGIELDAEIVGADPASDIAVLKVDQEDLKAIPMGNSDDLRVGEMVLAIGSPLGNQFAHSVSMGIVSASGRSGLQLNDFENYIQTDAAINPGNSGGPLINVDGELIGINTAIASRSGGNQGLGFAIPINMARNVMESLITDGRVARGYLGISMGGEVDRTMARALGMDNPRGFVVGDVVEDGPAAKAGLQEGDVVVRLNGNIVRDFYDFRVTIASSAPGTEVDIEVFRDGETKEFTVELGELDTEEIAADMSTSDREELRERLGFAVEELTDSIRRQLNLQSQAFGVVVSEISEASGAYSQGLRRGDVISQVAGASVTQPEEFYGAVQSLIEDGTEVALLRVNRQGRNIFVAFEL; from the coding sequence ATGGATAGAATAACAAAAAGTGTGATTGCTGCAGTTGCTGTGGCATTTTTTATTATCGGTTTGAACTTTGGAAATGAAACCGATTCAGATTCGACCTCTTCAGGACTTCCAGCGTTTAATGAATCAAATCAGACTGAAGATACTCAGCGGGTAAGTACATTGAGAGATTTTAACAACGCTATTGTTGATATTGCTGAGCAGGCCAATCCAACTGTGGTTACAATCAATACAACCCAAACGGTTCGCCAAAGACAGCAGTCTCCCTTCTCCTTCTTTTTTGATGATCCCCGATTCGACCAGGAGAGAGAGTTTCAGCGTCAGGGGCTCGGTTCCGGTGTGATCGTATCCGAAGAAGGATATATCATCACTAATAACCATGTGATAGATAATGCAGACGACATTAAAATTACACTTTTTGATGGTATAGAGCTGGATGCGGAGATTGTGGGTGCCGATCCTGCAAGTGATATTGCCGTACTGAAAGTTGATCAGGAGGATTTAAAGGCAATTCCGATGGGCAATAGTGACGATTTACGTGTAGGCGAGATGGTATTAGCGATCGGGAGCCCGCTGGGTAACCAGTTTGCACACTCTGTTTCGATGGGTATTGTGAGTGCAAGCGGTCGTTCGGGACTACAATTGAATGATTTTGAAAATTATATTCAAACCGATGCGGCGATTAATCCCGGTAATTCGGGTGGTCCGCTTATTAATGTGGATGGCGAATTGATTGGTATCAATACAGCTATTGCCAGCCGAAGTGGCGGAAACCAGGGACTCGGTTTTGCCATTCCGATAAACATGGCCCGAAATGTGATGGAGTCGCTAATCACAGACGGTCGTGTTGCCAGAGGTTACCTGGGAATTTCTATGGGCGGCGAAGTGGATCGAACCATGGCGCGTGCTTTGGGAATGGATAATCCACGTGGTTTTGTGGTAGGCGATGTGGTTGAAGACGGACCGGCGGCCAAAGCCGGACTCCAGGAAGGCGATGTGGTTGTTCGCTTGAATGGAAACATCGTGCGCGATTTTTATGATTTCCGAGTAACGATTGCCAGTTCAGCGCCGGGTACTGAAGTAGATATTGAGGTGTTCCGTGATGGAGAAACAAAAGAATTCACAGTTGAATTGGGTGAATTAGACACTGAAGAAATTGCAGCTGATATGAGTACTTCTGATCGGGAAGAACTTCGTGAAAGACTGGGATTCGCTGTTGAGGAGTTAACAGACTCTATTCGCCGACAGTTAAATTTACAATCGCAGGCATTTGGAGTGGTTGTAAGTGAAATCAGCGAAGCAAGCGGTGCGTACTCTCAAGGACTTCGAAGAGGCGATGTAATCTCTCAGGTTGCCGGTGCTTCAGTTACTCAACCGGAGGAGTTCTATGGTGCGGTTCAGTCATTAATTGAAGATGGCACAGAAGTGGCCTTGCTGAGAGTAAATCGTCAAGGACGAAATATCTTCGTAGCGTTTGAGCTCTAA
- a CDS encoding DsrE family protein, translating to MNKIAIVVLAEVGSHEALGRIVNALEFAKELQDHDDNVKIVFDGAGTTWVPELANEEHDAHPLYQAVKGNIHGACKFCSKAFGVINEVRKTDVKLLDDYDDHPSLRSFIEDGYQVVTF from the coding sequence ATGAATAAGATAGCAATTGTAGTACTGGCTGAAGTTGGAAGTCATGAAGCCTTGGGACGAATCGTTAATGCACTGGAATTTGCCAAAGAGTTACAGGATCATGATGATAACGTTAAAATTGTATTTGATGGAGCCGGTACCACGTGGGTACCGGAACTGGCCAACGAAGAGCACGATGCGCATCCGCTATATCAAGCTGTGAAGGGGAATATCCACGGAGCCTGTAAATTTTGTTCCAAAGCTTTTGGGGTCATCAACGAGGTTCGTAAAACAGATGTGAAGCTTTTGGATGATTATGACGACCATCCGAGCCTGAGATCCTTCATCGAAGATGGGTATCAAGTTGTAACGTTTTAA
- a CDS encoding peroxiredoxin family protein: protein MKNDKLFLLTTLLLSLFVISCSSEQNEQTNSQAEVEVEPAPDFEVTTIDGETISLESSLDEGKPVVIYFTASWCPICAQNWPVLSEVYPEFEDRLTLVAISIDPTDDEDTIRKLAEEEGFRFPATKGIPDIMMDYGVDSQATTVGVNRDGNIEFRRNKVALSADEYRELFTRLVD from the coding sequence ATGAAAAACGATAAATTATTTCTACTTACTACACTCCTTTTGTCACTCTTTGTCATTTCATGTTCATCTGAACAAAATGAGCAAACCAATTCTCAAGCTGAAGTTGAAGTTGAACCTGCTCCGGATTTTGAAGTCACCACAATTGATGGAGAAACCATTAGCCTGGAGTCTTCACTGGATGAGGGTAAACCTGTTGTGATCTATTTTACAGCCTCCTGGTGCCCGATTTGTGCACAAAACTGGCCGGTACTTTCCGAAGTGTACCCGGAATTTGAAGATCGCCTGACGCTCGTAGCTATCAGTATTGACCCGACGGATGATGAGGATACCATCAGGAAACTGGCTGAAGAGGAAGGATTCCGGTTCCCCGCAACCAAGGGCATTCCTGACATTATGATGGATTATGGTGTTGACAGCCAGGCAACCACGGTAGGTGTGAATCGTGATGGAAATATTGAGTTCAGACGTAATAAAGTAGCGCTCTCTGCAGATGAATACCGTGAGCTCTTTACACGTCTTGTTGACTAG
- a CDS encoding cytochrome c biogenesis CcdA family protein, translating into MEFIYFSFLQGVVAFFAPCAVALLPGYIISFIIREASGTPSRNEKLLRGLKLASLSILGILVIYSIAGILIAVASQLLKAYMKWITMGMGSLIIILGILLISGKSIAFSVDINRKSDRSEIGEAFFFGVAYAIGALGCLFPLFLIVATQAMGAPSVWLGGSYMLAYFVGISLMMITAILLSTFARDFFMKYLRKLLPHMEKITGVLLILAGAYVIYYQMVLI; encoded by the coding sequence ATGGAGTTTATCTATTTCTCATTTCTGCAGGGTGTAGTGGCCTTTTTTGCTCCCTGCGCTGTGGCACTTCTTCCCGGTTATATCATTTCATTTATTATCCGGGAAGCGTCTGGCACCCCTTCAAGAAATGAAAAATTACTGCGTGGTCTAAAATTAGCATCCCTGAGTATTCTCGGGATTTTAGTCATCTATTCCATTGCCGGAATATTGATTGCTGTAGCCAGTCAACTTCTGAAGGCGTACATGAAGTGGATTACGATGGGAATGGGAAGTTTAATCATCATTCTGGGCATTCTGCTCATCTCAGGTAAAAGCATTGCATTTTCTGTGGATATCAATCGAAAATCAGACCGTTCCGAAATTGGCGAAGCCTTCTTTTTTGGAGTTGCATATGCAATTGGAGCTTTGGGGTGCCTGTTCCCACTGTTCTTAATCGTTGCAACTCAGGCAATGGGGGCTCCATCCGTATGGCTGGGCGGATCGTACATGCTGGCATACTTTGTGGGTATTAGCCTGATGATGATCACTGCAATATTACTTTCAACCTTTGCACGTGATTTTTTCATGAAATACCTACGAAAACTCCTTCCACATATGGAAAAAATAACAGGGGTCTTGTTAATTCTAGCCGGAGCCTATGTAATCTACTATCAAATGGTTTTAATCTGA
- a CDS encoding Hsp20/alpha crystallin family protein: protein MALVRYSQPGTDVFGKRFTDIMDEFFNDAVANRQNTFAPKIDISETEKKYVIDVTLPGMKKDDIQIDLEKGRLTISGERKFEKEEEGKTYHRVESHYGTFTRSFQLPDDVKDDSINASYNDGILNITIDKSEEKMKRQIKIK from the coding sequence ATGGCACTCGTAAGATATTCTCAACCCGGTACAGATGTATTTGGTAAACGATTTACAGACATCATGGACGAATTTTTCAATGATGCAGTCGCAAATCGACAAAATACATTTGCTCCAAAAATTGATATATCAGAAACCGAGAAGAAATACGTTATAGATGTAACTCTTCCCGGAATGAAGAAAGATGATATTCAGATCGACCTTGAAAAAGGACGATTAACCATCAGCGGAGAACGTAAGTTTGAAAAAGAGGAAGAAGGTAAAACATACCACAGAGTGGAAAGCCATTATGGAACATTTACCCGATCTTTCCAGCTTCCGGATGATGTGAAAGACGACAGTATTAATGCTTCGTATAACGATGGAATCTTGAATATCACCATCGATAAGAGCGAAGAGAAGATGAAAAGACAGATTAAAATTAAATAA
- a CDS encoding TIM-barrel domain-containing protein, whose product MPNLRFFTFSAFLIILSGLISVTAQESESFSYEVTDDHFRLELDHGIYEISFYSPEIAEVTFFESGQTEYPSSHAVVLDKKFSSFNVDDTGNHVALLTDGLQIFIERPSGNLSFYYNGEKLIEERNGFQSTENGFEIDFNLSETEILMGGGARALGMDRRGHRLRLYNRAHYGYETRSELMNYTIPMVLSSNMYAIHFDNPTTGWLDLDSQFNNTLSFEAISGRQSYQVIAGDSWEKIIENYTHLTGFQPLPPRWALGNFSSRFGYRSQDEVLSTIDTFREENVPVDAVILDLYWFGKEVKGTMGNLAFDRDSFPEPEQMMDQLEDQGVKTVLITEPFVVTTSDRWDEAVERDVLAKDSLGNPATYEFFFGNTGLIDVFKPEARNWFWNIYQDLIEMGVHGWWGDLGEPEVHPEHLIHHTGTANEVHNIYGHEWAKLVHDGYRENYPDIRPFNLMRAGYSGSQRFGLIPWSGDVNRTWGGLQSQPEISLQMGLQGLAYMHSDLGGFAGNLVDDEKYVKWLQYGVFQPIYRPHAQDDVPSEPVFRSREALDHSRKAIELRYKLIPYIYSLAFENSTTGMPLMRPLFFEEPGNHEIYKVAGSYLFGDDILVSPVMEPDKKKQTVWFPGKSNWFDFYSDEKFEGGTQVSVNTKEESIPTFVRGGAIIPMAELTQSLDNYSVDSLDLIQFHDPEAVFYRTFVYHDDGFTYGAYDNGEFEKLHITSSNRGEESTINFRKEIGRNFNSTIRSIKMDIKNVHRAVSKIEFDGDAIPYNIQNNTLTLKLPDFDSNQHMLKIYWD is encoded by the coding sequence ATGCCCAACCTCCGATTTTTTACATTTTCCGCATTTCTTATAATCCTCTCCGGACTGATTTCCGTCACTGCCCAAGAGTCGGAATCATTCAGCTACGAGGTAACGGATGATCATTTTCGGCTTGAACTGGATCACGGCATTTATGAGATCTCATTCTACTCTCCCGAAATTGCAGAGGTCACATTCTTCGAGAGTGGCCAAACAGAGTATCCATCTTCACATGCTGTTGTTCTGGATAAAAAGTTCTCTTCCTTCAATGTGGATGACACCGGTAATCATGTGGCGCTGCTAACCGACGGGCTTCAGATTTTTATAGAAAGGCCCTCAGGCAATCTCTCTTTCTACTACAATGGAGAGAAATTGATTGAAGAACGAAACGGATTTCAATCAACAGAAAACGGGTTTGAAATAGACTTCAATTTATCTGAAACAGAAATTTTGATGGGTGGTGGCGCCCGTGCACTGGGAATGGACCGGCGCGGTCATCGACTACGGCTCTACAACCGGGCTCATTACGGTTACGAAACTCGATCTGAGCTGATGAACTATACGATCCCGATGGTTCTCTCTTCCAATATGTATGCCATTCACTTTGACAATCCCACTACCGGATGGCTGGATCTGGATAGCCAGTTTAACAATACCCTCTCATTTGAAGCAATTTCTGGCCGCCAAAGTTACCAGGTTATTGCCGGTGACAGTTGGGAAAAGATCATTGAAAATTACACACATCTGACCGGATTCCAGCCACTCCCACCCCGCTGGGCTCTCGGTAACTTTTCAAGTCGATTTGGGTATCGGTCCCAAGATGAAGTTCTCTCAACCATCGATACATTCCGGGAGGAAAATGTACCGGTCGATGCTGTAATCCTGGATCTATATTGGTTTGGAAAAGAGGTAAAAGGGACCATGGGTAATCTCGCATTTGATCGAGACTCCTTTCCGGAACCGGAACAGATGATGGATCAGCTCGAAGATCAGGGAGTAAAAACCGTTTTAATCACCGAGCCCTTTGTCGTCACTACCTCCGATCGATGGGATGAAGCCGTTGAAAGAGATGTTCTCGCCAAAGATTCGCTCGGTAATCCCGCCACATACGAATTTTTCTTTGGCAATACCGGCTTAATTGACGTTTTCAAACCGGAAGCCCGCAATTGGTTCTGGAATATTTATCAGGATTTGATTGAGATGGGCGTGCATGGCTGGTGGGGGGATCTGGGCGAACCGGAAGTTCATCCCGAGCACTTAATTCATCACACAGGAACGGCCAATGAAGTTCACAACATCTATGGTCACGAATGGGCAAAACTGGTTCATGATGGCTATCGTGAAAACTATCCGGATATTCGTCCATTTAACCTGATGCGCGCCGGATATTCCGGATCACAGCGATTCGGACTCATTCCGTGGTCGGGCGATGTAAACCGAACCTGGGGCGGACTTCAATCCCAGCCTGAAATATCCCTACAAATGGGCCTTCAGGGTCTGGCCTATATGCACTCCGATTTAGGAGGTTTTGCCGGAAATCTGGTGGATGACGAAAAATATGTGAAATGGCTTCAGTACGGTGTATTTCAGCCCATTTATCGTCCGCATGCCCAGGATGATGTTCCTTCTGAACCGGTCTTCAGAAGCCGGGAAGCCCTCGATCATTCCCGAAAAGCAATCGAATTACGCTACAAACTGATTCCCTATATCTACAGCCTCGCCTTTGAAAACTCTACTACCGGTATGCCTCTGATGCGTCCTCTCTTCTTTGAAGAGCCGGGAAATCACGAAATCTATAAAGTAGCAGGCAGCTATCTGTTTGGGGATGACATTCTGGTTTCTCCGGTTATGGAACCTGACAAGAAAAAACAGACTGTATGGTTTCCGGGAAAATCTAATTGGTTTGATTTTTACTCCGATGAAAAGTTTGAAGGTGGTACTCAGGTTTCCGTGAATACAAAAGAGGAGTCAATTCCCACATTTGTGCGGGGCGGGGCAATTATCCCGATGGCAGAGCTAACACAGTCGCTGGATAATTACTCGGTGGATTCTCTTGACTTAATCCAGTTTCATGATCCCGAAGCAGTATTCTATCGAACATTCGTTTACCATGATGATGGATTTACCTACGGTGCTTATGATAATGGAGAGTTCGAAAAATTACACATTACGTCATCCAATCGAGGTGAAGAATCAACGATCAATTTTAGAAAGGAGATTGGAAGAAATTTCAATTCAACCATCCGGAGCATAAAGATGGATATCAAAAACGTACATAGAGCCGTCTCAAAAATAGAATTCGACGGAGACGCCATCCCCTACAATATTCAAAATAATACGCTTACACTAAAACTGCCCGACTTTGACTCCAACCAACACATGCTAAAAATTTACTGGGATTGA
- a CDS encoding DnaJ C-terminal domain-containing protein encodes MEYKDYYKTLGVPRDASQDEIKKKYRKMAAKFHPDKNPGNKKAEKKFKEVGEAYEVLKDPEKRKLYDKVGSDWKKYEQAGASADDFNWQQYAGRSGGGRQHVNINMDDIFGAGGQSAGGGSPFSSFFETLFGGGQYGNGGDPFGGAQTRQGYSTGTRRRATPVADSEAVVRVDLADVLTGAEKQLRIGGEKMKVKIPAGIEDGKRLKLKGKGQAGPGGRRGDLYLKIKITEPEGVERKGKDIIQTVDLPVHKAALGGALTVDTLEGKVKLNIPEGTQNGKMFRLAERGVPEFNKPGSRGNYYVKVSLQLPDQLTSKEKELYKKLSELRSE; translated from the coding sequence ATGGAATACAAAGATTACTATAAGACGTTAGGCGTACCCAGGGATGCATCGCAGGATGAAATCAAGAAGAAGTATCGTAAGATGGCGGCTAAATTTCATCCCGATAAAAATCCCGGTAACAAAAAAGCAGAGAAAAAATTTAAAGAAGTAGGTGAGGCGTATGAGGTTCTAAAAGATCCTGAGAAGAGGAAACTATACGATAAAGTCGGATCTGATTGGAAAAAGTATGAACAAGCCGGCGCAAGTGCCGACGATTTTAACTGGCAGCAGTATGCCGGGAGAAGTGGCGGCGGCCGTCAGCATGTAAACATCAATATGGATGACATATTTGGTGCCGGCGGTCAGTCTGCCGGTGGGGGTAGTCCGTTTTCCAGTTTTTTTGAAACGCTTTTTGGAGGCGGGCAATATGGTAATGGAGGTGATCCTTTTGGTGGTGCGCAAACACGTCAGGGATATTCAACAGGTACAAGAAGACGTGCAACTCCTGTAGCGGACTCAGAAGCTGTGGTAAGAGTGGATCTGGCCGATGTTTTAACCGGTGCTGAAAAGCAGCTGAGAATTGGGGGTGAAAAAATGAAGGTAAAAATCCCCGCCGGTATTGAGGATGGTAAACGTTTGAAGTTGAAAGGAAAAGGTCAGGCCGGACCGGGTGGACGCAGGGGAGATCTCTATCTTAAAATAAAAATTACAGAACCTGAAGGAGTCGAAAGAAAAGGAAAGGATATTATTCAAACTGTAGATCTTCCGGTTCATAAAGCAGCATTGGGAGGTGCTTTAACGGTAGATACCTTAGAAGGAAAAGTGAAGCTTAATATACCGGAGGGCACCCAGAATGGTAAAATGTTCAGACTGGCCGAGAGAGGAGTCCCGGAATTTAATAAACCCGGTAGCAGAGGTAACTACTATGTGAAAGTGTCCCTCCAACTTCCGGATCAACTGACATCAAAAGAGAAAGAACTTTATAAGAAACTATCCGAATTACGGTCTGAATAA
- a CDS encoding transposase, giving the protein MSQSLSKLYIHLTFSTKNRLPLIPKSTKTNLHSYLAGTFKKLESPALIINSVPDHIHALYRMSKNVSLANIVEQLKKSSSKWMKENTGNKSFYWQTGYGAFSVSSSKIETTTRYIARQEIHHQHLSYRDEIEKFIQKYDVVEYNPDYFWKE; this is encoded by the coding sequence ATGAGCCAATCTTTATCAAAACTATACATACACCTGACTTTTTCTACCAAAAACCGGCTGCCATTAATCCCCAAATCCACCAAAACCAATTTACACTCATATTTGGCAGGAACCTTCAAAAAACTGGAAAGCCCGGCACTCATTATCAACTCCGTACCGGATCATATTCATGCGCTGTATCGAATGTCTAAAAATGTGAGCCTGGCAAATATTGTGGAACAACTCAAGAAAAGTTCTTCGAAATGGATGAAGGAAAACACAGGCAATAAATCTTTTTATTGGCAAACGGGTTACGGAGCCTTTTCGGTTAGTAGTTCGAAAATCGAGACAACTACTCGGTATATTGCCCGTCAGGAAATACATCATCAACATCTGAGTTATCGGGATGAGATCGAAAAATTCATACAAAAGTATGACGTGGTTGAGTATAATCCGGACTATTTTTGGAAAGAATAG